From bacterium, one genomic window encodes:
- a CDS encoding right-handed parallel beta-helix repeat-containing protein produces the protein MRTIDCQRTFSIFVLTTLVLVASSLGTVREVPAQFATIQAALDVSITADTICVAPGRYHEFLVCSTNTLMLTGWHSGDTLEEFRTILDPIPMGLDTPSVAVFSGDSIRINNFAFYNRPEMREPDWPTRVGGIRHTGLSLFVTNCLFDSVSRAIHADHCIKATHCVFRGCLWHCLYPSNEGVVYADNCSFEGSRWWLVYGTSGSTIRNCTFRRSEPGGTHLLQLHGRDIEVSGCTFGPSEHGFSILPIFPQGNCRISECVFEDISGTPTVIEISLDCPEAADTPIEVRNNIFRDCRGVVAYGGTNPIGLGCQSQNAGYLGVVRNNLFVDGTGIQTAPGVGIGGSVELYDNIFQNLVSNEYANVYATARPNDTIYARGNQFLLPGVGAHSAGAYFDASENWWGDSTGPFHPSLNPDGLGTEVGNGVIFEPWLTVHPDSADTNSNSIEQPVLLPNEYSLSAFPNPFNATTMLSIRVAKPGEYEVALYDVTGRETAKLFNGSIVAAHDVKINAETFATGIYFARLVGEERELAVVKLVLLK, from the coding sequence AATAACCGCCGATACGATATGTGTTGCTCCGGGCAGGTACCATGAGTTTCTGGTCTGCTCAACGAATACGCTTATGCTGACGGGTTGGCACAGCGGAGACACGCTTGAGGAGTTCAGAACAATCCTCGACCCGATTCCAATGGGTTTGGACACTCCTTCAGTTGCTGTGTTTTCAGGCGACTCGATTCGCATCAATAACTTCGCGTTCTACAACCGACCTGAAATGAGGGAGCCGGACTGGCCAACGCGTGTCGGCGGCATTCGTCACACAGGGTTATCACTGTTCGTGACAAACTGTCTGTTCGACTCCGTTTCGAGAGCCATACATGCAGACCATTGTATCAAGGCAACCCATTGCGTTTTCCGTGGTTGTCTGTGGCATTGTCTTTATCCTTCAAATGAGGGAGTTGTTTACGCAGACAATTGCAGTTTTGAGGGCTCAAGGTGGTGGCTTGTTTACGGCACCTCAGGTTCAACAATTCGAAATTGCACATTTCGTCGCAGCGAACCAGGCGGTACTCACTTGCTGCAGTTGCACGGACGTGACATTGAAGTCAGTGGTTGCACCTTTGGTCCGAGCGAACACGGCTTCTCAATCCTGCCAATATTTCCACAGGGGAATTGCAGGATTTCGGAATGCGTCTTTGAAGACATCTCGGGAACTCCGACTGTAATTGAAATTTCTTTGGACTGTCCGGAAGCAGCTGATACACCAATTGAAGTTCGAAATAACATATTCCGAGATTGCCGCGGGGTCGTTGCATATGGTGGAACTAATCCAATTGGCTTGGGCTGCCAGTCACAAAACGCCGGCTATTTAGGAGTCGTCCGGAATAATCTTTTCGTGGATGGGACGGGAATTCAGACAGCACCGGGCGTGGGTATCGGAGGATCAGTCGAACTATACGACAACATATTCCAGAATCTCGTCTCAAACGAGTACGCAAATGTGTACGCGACTGCGCGTCCGAACGATACCATTTACGCTCGTGGCAATCAGTTTCTTTTGCCAGGCGTGGGAGCACACTCAGCAGGCGCTTATTTTGACGCCAGCGAGAATTGGTGGGGGGACAGCACAGGGCCGTTTCATCCGAGTTTGAATCCGGATGGACTGGGGACAGAGGTGGGAAACGGTGTGATTTTCGAGCCGTGGTTGACGGTTCATCCTGACAGCGCAGATACGAACAGCAATTCCATTGAGCAGCCTGTTCTGTTGCCGAATGAGTACTCTCTATCGGCTTTTCCGAATCCGTTTAACGCGACGACGATGCTGAGCATTCGTGTTGCCAAACCGGGAGAGTACGAGGTGGCATTGTACGATGTAACGGGGCGGGAAACTGCAAAGTTATTCAATGGGAGTATTGTTGCAGCACACGACGTGAAAATCAATGCCGAGACGTTTGCGACGGGAATCTATTTTGCGCGGTTGGTCGGTGAGGAAAGAGAACTTGCCGTGGTGAAACTGGTGTTATTGAAGTAA